The region GATTACAAGAACTTCCCGGTTCTTTACTGGCGTGGCGTACTGGTCTCAATCCACATTGAAGTGCACGCGAATGTCCTGCCTGCTTTCCATCGGATGACCGGCTTGCATGGCGGGCGAGAAACGCCACTTGCGCAATACTTCCAGCAATAGTTGATTCAGGCGCGGGTTCGGCGTGGCTTTGACGAGATCCACGTCGATCGATCCGTCGGCGTGAATCGTGAAGCGGGCGGTCGCGACGGTTCGATAAGCCTGGTCGCGCAGGTCGTCGGGAAGCTCGGGCAACGGTTGGGCGATCGCGCGCGCGGTGGTATCGCCAGGCGATGTCGTGGTGGACGCCGCGCGCTGTGTTTCGTTGTTCGTTGCGCTCGCACTCGGCGCCGGCGTTTCGGGCGCGGAAATGGGCTTTTCCGTCGACGTCGACGTCGACGCGGTTGCCGCAGGCGTTGCGTTCTGGTCGACACGCCGATCATCCGGCACCGGCGATTTGACCGTGATGTGTGGCGACGGCGCGTGAAC is a window of Paraburkholderia sp. D15 DNA encoding:
- a CDS encoding TonB family protein produces the protein MARPVHAPSPHITVKSPVPDDRRVDQNATPAATASTSTSTEKPISAPETPAPSASATNNETQRAASTTTSPGDTTARAIAQPLPELPDDLRDQAYRTVATARFTIHADGSIDVDLVKATPNPRLNQLLLEVLRKWRFSPAMQAGHPMESRQDIRVHFNVD